The following are encoded together in the Flavobacterium haoranii genome:
- the trpS gene encoding tryptophan--tRNA ligase, with protein MAKVLTGVQSTGTPHLGNLLGAILPAIEMTKNPDNESFLFIADLHSITQIKDGATLRANTYSVAATWLACGLDTNKVVFYRQSDVPQVTELSWYLSCFFPFQRLTLAHSFKDKADRLDDVNAGLFTYPMLMAADILLYDAEIVPVGKDQLQHLEITRDVASRFNHQMGETFVLPDAKIDDNVMIIPGTDGEKMSKSRNNFINIFVDDKALRKQIMAIQTDSTPLEEPKNPDTCNCFALYRLLASPSQVEEMRANYLAGGYGYGHAKQALYELILERFATERETYNYYMNNLEELDKLLFEGAAKASSIANEVLKRVRVKLGY; from the coding sequence ATGGCAAAAGTATTAACAGGAGTTCAAAGTACAGGTACACCTCATTTAGGAAATCTATTAGGAGCTATTTTACCTGCTATTGAAATGACTAAAAATCCGGATAATGAATCGTTCCTATTCATCGCCGATTTGCATTCGATTACACAAATTAAAGATGGTGCAACATTAAGAGCTAACACTTATAGTGTAGCTGCAACTTGGCTTGCTTGTGGTTTAGATACTAACAAGGTTGTTTTTTATCGCCAAAGTGATGTGCCTCAAGTAACCGAATTATCTTGGTATTTAAGCTGTTTTTTTCCTTTTCAACGATTAACATTAGCTCATTCATTTAAAGATAAAGCAGATCGTTTAGACGACGTTAATGCAGGATTATTTACTTATCCTATGTTAATGGCGGCAGATATTTTATTGTACGATGCCGAAATAGTTCCTGTTGGTAAAGATCAATTACAACATTTAGAAATTACTCGTGACGTGGCTTCTCGTTTTAATCATCAAATGGGTGAAACATTTGTTTTACCAGATGCTAAAATTGATGATAATGTAATGATTATTCCAGGTACCGATGGTGAAAAAATGAGTAAATCTCGTAACAATTTCATTAATATTTTTGTTGATGATAAAGCATTACGTAAACAAATTATGGCTATTCAAACAGATAGTACACCACTTGAAGAACCTAAAAACCCAGATACTTGTAATTGCTTTGCATTGTATAGATTGTTAGCTTCGCCTTCTCAAGTTGAAGAAATGAGAGCAAATTATTTAGCAGGCGGTTATGGTTACGGACATGCAAAACAAGCTTTATATGAATTGATTTTAGAACGTTTTGCAACCGAAAGAGAAACATACAATTATTACATGAATAATTTAGAAGAACTAGATAAATTGCTTTTTGAAGGAGCGGCAAAAGCTAGTTCAATTGCTAATGAAGTTTTAAAACGCGTTCGTGTAAAATTAGGATATTAA
- a CDS encoding lysophospholipid acyltransferase family protein, producing MKYIFWFFWRIWFYILIMIPIIILSPILLILVSSEKTYPQFFRVARFWGKFVLWGMGFYYKIDFEKPLEKGKSYMLVANHTSMTDIMLMLVVVKDNPFVFVGKKELSKFPIFGFFYKRVCILVDRSSSKSRYQVFERAQKRLHQGLSICIFPEGGVPDDESIVLDEFKDGAFRLAIEHQIPIVPMSFIDNKKRFPFRFFSGKPGRMRVKVHTPISTEGITLEEKHKIKERARTVILNDLKN from the coding sequence ATGAAATATATATTTTGGTTTTTCTGGCGTATTTGGTTCTATATTTTAATAATGATTCCTATTATTATTTTATCACCTATTTTACTGATTTTGGTTAGTTCAGAAAAAACATATCCTCAGTTTTTTAGAGTAGCTCGCTTTTGGGGAAAATTTGTTTTATGGGGCATGGGGTTTTATTATAAAATAGATTTTGAAAAACCTCTTGAAAAAGGGAAAAGTTACATGCTTGTAGCAAACCATACTTCGATGACCGACATAATGTTAATGCTTGTTGTGGTTAAGGATAATCCATTTGTATTTGTTGGTAAAAAAGAGTTATCTAAATTCCCAATTTTTGGTTTTTTCTATAAACGTGTTTGTATATTAGTTGACAGAAGCAGTAGCAAAAGTAGGTACCAAGTTTTTGAAAGAGCTCAAAAACGCTTACACCAAGGTTTAAGTATTTGTATTTTTCCGGAAGGTGGCGTTCCAGATGATGAAAGTATCGTTTTAGATGAATTTAAAGATGGTGCTTTTCGTCTGGCAATTGAACACCAAATACCTATTGTACCTATGAGCTTTATTGATAATAAAAAACGATTCCCTTTTAGATTTTTTAGTGGTAAACCCGGTAGAATGAGAGTTAAAGTTCACACTCCTATTTCTACCGAAGGTATAACTCTAGAAGAAAAACATAAGATAAAAGAACGAGCTAGAACTGTTATTTTAAATGATTTAAAAAATTAA
- a CDS encoding RNA polymerase sigma factor, which translates to MILEQIIHECKGGNRKAQEQIYKHLSSSIFAVCLKYSRNYEEAQDNFQEGFLLIFDKIEHYQFKGSFEGWAKRVVINYVLQQYRKKGIFEIISENMPDQEDVEVDEDAVSVEFLTKIIQELPDRYRLVFNLYVIDDYSHKEIAEMLSINVGTSKSNLARAKAILKDKIEKNQNNFGQTKRIQ; encoded by the coding sequence TTGATACTTGAGCAAATTATACATGAATGCAAGGGCGGAAATAGAAAGGCACAAGAGCAAATTTACAAGCATCTAAGTTCTAGTATTTTTGCTGTGTGTCTTAAATATTCACGCAATTATGAAGAAGCTCAAGATAATTTTCAAGAAGGTTTTTTGTTAATTTTTGACAAAATAGAGCATTATCAATTTAAAGGTTCTTTTGAAGGATGGGCAAAAAGAGTTGTAATTAATTATGTTTTACAACAATATCGGAAGAAAGGGATTTTTGAAATAATTTCAGAAAACATGCCCGATCAAGAAGATGTTGAAGTTGATGAAGATGCGGTTTCTGTTGAGTTTTTAACAAAAATAATTCAAGAATTACCAGATCGTTATCGTTTGGTTTTTAATCTTTATGTAATAGACGATTATTCGCATAAAGAAATTGCCGAAATGTTGTCCATAAATGTTGGTACTTCAAAATCGAATTTAGCACGAGCTAAAGCAATTTTGAAAGATAAAATAGAAAAGAATCAAAATAATTTTGGTCAAACCAAAAGAATTCAATGA
- the recA gene encoding recombinase RecA: protein MSSDKEAKLKALQLTLDKLDKTYGKGTVMKMGDSAVEEVETISSGSLGLDIALGVNGYPKGRIIEIYGPESSGKTTLTLHAIAEAQKAGGIAAFIDAEHAFDRFYAEKLGVDIDNLIISQPDNGEQALEIAESLIRSGAVDIVVIDSVAALTPKSEIEGDMGDSKMGLHARLMSQALRKLTGTIHKTNCTVFFINQLRDKIGVMFGNPETTTGGNALKFYASVRVDIRKSSQIKDGENVIGNRAKVKIVKNKVAPPFRTAEFDIMYGEGVSKVGEVLDLAVDYEIVKKSGSWFSYGETKLGQGRDAVKSLIKDNPELMEELETKIKEYLKSQA from the coding sequence ATGAGTTCAGATAAAGAAGCCAAATTAAAAGCCCTTCAATTAACGTTAGACAAGTTAGACAAAACTTACGGTAAAGGTACTGTAATGAAAATGGGAGATTCTGCTGTAGAAGAAGTGGAAACTATTTCTTCAGGTTCTTTAGGATTAGATATTGCTCTTGGAGTAAATGGTTATCCAAAAGGAAGAATTATTGAAATTTATGGTCCAGAATCGTCAGGTAAAACAACGTTAACACTACACGCCATTGCTGAAGCTCAAAAAGCAGGAGGAATTGCAGCATTTATTGATGCAGAACACGCTTTTGATCGTTTTTATGCAGAGAAATTAGGTGTTGATATCGACAACTTAATTATTTCTCAACCAGATAATGGTGAACAAGCTTTAGAAATTGCTGAGAGTTTAATTCGTTCTGGTGCAGTTGATATTGTGGTAATTGACTCGGTTGCAGCATTAACTCCTAAAAGTGAAATCGAAGGTGACATGGGTGATAGTAAAATGGGATTACATGCTCGTTTAATGTCACAAGCATTACGTAAATTAACGGGTACAATTCACAAAACAAATTGTACAGTTTTCTTTATTAACCAGTTACGTGATAAAATTGGGGTAATGTTCGGAAATCCAGAAACAACAACTGGAGGTAATGCCTTAAAATTCTATGCTTCAGTTCGTGTTGATATTCGTAAATCGTCACAAATTAAAGATGGTGAAAATGTAATTGGTAACCGTGCAAAAGTAAAAATTGTTAAAAATAAAGTAGCACCACCTTTTAGAACGGCTGAGTTTGATATTATGTATGGAGAAGGTGTTTCAAAAGTGGGTGAGGTTTTAGATTTAGCGGTAGACTATGAGATTGTCAAGAAAAGTGGATCATGGTTTAGTTATGGTGAAACAAAACTAGGTCAAGGTCGAGATGCGGTGAAATCATTGATAAAAGATAATCCAGAATTGATGGAAGAACTGGAAACCAAAATAAAAGAGTATCTTAAATCACAAGCATAA
- a CDS encoding glycosyltransferase family 9 protein yields MEHPNKNFVVFGENKLRRELPKNIKFREPIENTEVLKVLGKTKEIIIKPVWPEPSGRLAAEAFLSGCKLITNDRVGTWSFDFYPDDKERAKQEMQSTILEFWSKIKDIPVQSSVSKSLGNVLVLKSYGGLGDIFFTLPAVYKLKQVSDSVTYGLSPRLVSFFQKHLKGIQVVDATQIDQTKFDKIIEFGNYPIFDRSVEQIEYITSKKVKQHSIQHYIDAVCRFHRDLSNKNLGFPYFERETNFENLHYTLHPGAGFLLKIWPTENYAKLIEEIHAVFPKLRCKIILGKDDPNPQKFLSKEYSHIDLITGDLHEVGEAMASAVFHIGNDAGITHVAGAFNVPTVGIYGPTGPGSWGSFSEQNEIVWGKPGNCTLKCNYDVIINCKDRVCLSSISPKKVLEALYKLLQKTYEFEDFDIYINPNLSYDLKTRDCLINWNENEILLEFQNDEMKVYVEKLFSKSVHFQESIELNEVFQFFYEQGILFLVPKIFRE; encoded by the coding sequence TTGGAACATCCGAATAAGAACTTTGTAGTTTTTGGTGAAAATAAATTAAGAAGAGAACTTCCAAAAAATATTAAGTTCAGAGAACCAATCGAGAATACTGAGGTTTTAAAAGTTTTAGGTAAAACCAAAGAAATAATTATCAAGCCTGTTTGGCCGGAACCATCAGGAAGATTAGCTGCAGAAGCATTTTTATCTGGTTGTAAATTAATTACAAATGATAGAGTAGGAACATGGTCTTTTGATTTTTATCCAGATGATAAAGAACGTGCAAAACAAGAAATGCAATCTACGATTTTGGAATTTTGGAGTAAAATTAAAGATATTCCTGTGCAAAGTTCGGTTTCAAAATCATTAGGAAATGTTTTGGTTTTAAAAAGTTATGGCGGACTTGGTGATATTTTCTTTACACTACCAGCAGTTTATAAATTAAAACAAGTTTCAGATTCGGTTACTTATGGTTTAAGTCCACGTTTGGTAAGTTTTTTTCAAAAGCATTTAAAAGGAATTCAAGTTGTAGATGCAACTCAAATAGATCAAACTAAATTTGATAAAATTATCGAATTTGGGAACTATCCAATTTTCGATAGAAGCGTTGAACAAATCGAGTATATTACTAGTAAGAAAGTGAAACAACATTCTATACAGCATTATATCGATGCGGTTTGCCGTTTTCATAGAGATTTGTCAAATAAAAATTTAGGTTTTCCATATTTTGAAAGAGAAACGAATTTTGAAAACCTTCATTATACTTTGCATCCAGGAGCTGGTTTTTTATTAAAAATTTGGCCAACAGAAAATTATGCAAAATTAATAGAAGAGATTCATGCTGTTTTTCCAAAATTACGATGTAAAATTATTTTAGGTAAAGACGACCCAAATCCACAAAAATTTTTATCTAAAGAGTACTCACATATTGATTTAATTACCGGAGATTTACACGAAGTAGGCGAAGCTATGGCAAGTGCTGTTTTTCACATTGGGAACGATGCAGGAATTACACATGTTGCAGGAGCTTTTAATGTACCAACAGTTGGAATTTATGGGCCAACGGGTCCAGGTTCTTGGGGAAGTTTTTCGGAGCAAAATGAAATTGTTTGGGGCAAGCCTGGAAATTGTACTTTAAAATGTAATTATGATGTTATCATAAACTGTAAAGATAGGGTTTGTTTGTCGTCGATTTCACCTAAAAAAGTTTTAGAAGCTTTATATAAATTGTTGCAAAAGACATATGAATTTGAGGATTTTGATATTTATATTAATCCTAATTTAAGCTACGATTTAAAGACTCGAGATTGCTTAATTAATTGGAATGAAAATGAAATTTTATTAGAATTTCAAAATGATGAAATGAAAGTCTATGTTGAAAAATTATTTTCTAAAAGTGTTCATTTTCAAGAATCTATAGAGCTAAATGAAGTGTTTCAGTTTTTTTATGAACAAGGCATTTTATTTTTGGTTCCCAAAATATTTAGAGAATAA
- the trhO gene encoding oxygen-dependent tRNA uridine(34) hydroxylase TrhO, with protein MQLYNTLSAEERARLIDEAGKERITLSFYAYAKIENPQQFRDDLFLAWNPLEALGRIYVAHEGINAQMSVPADQFEAFRTTLDEYDFMRGIRLNVAREQDDHSFLKLTIKVRHKIVADGLDDATFDVTNKGIHLKANEFNQLLDDPNTIVVDFRNHYESEVGHFKGAITPDVDTFRESLPIINDQLKDYKESKNLLMYCTGGIRCEKASAYFKHQGFKNVYQLEGGVIEYARQVKAENLESKFIGKNFVFDNRLGERITDDIISQCHQCGKPCDTHTNCANDGCHLLFIQCDECAAKMDHCCSTECQEIIHLPLVEQIKLRKGQSNSNKIFKKGKSEALKFKHSGALSDVSLAKAKPENDLPIRQKIATKKVLVGNGEHYYSKSQVALFTLTNKEINTGDLLLISGPTTGEVEFTLEKMLVNGVENTLATAGDKITIELPFKIRKSDKLFKITKK; from the coding sequence ATGCAACTGTACAACACTTTAAGCGCAGAAGAACGTGCCCGTTTAATCGATGAAGCGGGAAAAGAAAGAATCACACTTTCGTTCTATGCGTATGCCAAAATTGAAAATCCACAACAATTTCGCGACGATTTATTTTTAGCTTGGAATCCTTTAGAAGCTCTAGGTCGTATTTATGTTGCTCACGAAGGAATTAATGCTCAAATGAGTGTTCCGGCTGACCAATTTGAAGCCTTCAGAACCACTTTGGATGAATATGATTTCATGCGTGGCATTCGTTTAAATGTGGCTCGCGAACAAGACGATCATTCTTTTTTAAAGTTAACCATAAAAGTGCGTCACAAAATCGTTGCCGATGGATTAGACGATGCTACTTTTGATGTAACCAATAAAGGAATTCACTTAAAAGCGAATGAATTCAACCAATTATTAGACGATCCTAATACCATTGTGGTCGATTTTCGTAACCATTACGAAAGTGAAGTTGGTCATTTTAAAGGCGCCATCACACCTGATGTTGATACCTTCCGTGAAAGTTTGCCTATTATTAACGACCAACTAAAAGACTACAAAGAATCTAAAAACTTGTTGATGTATTGCACCGGAGGAATTCGTTGCGAAAAAGCTTCAGCTTACTTCAAACATCAAGGTTTTAAAAATGTGTACCAATTAGAAGGCGGTGTTATTGAATATGCACGTCAGGTAAAAGCAGAAAACTTAGAAAGTAAATTCATTGGTAAAAATTTCGTTTTCGACAATCGTTTAGGCGAAAGAATTACCGATGATATCATTTCGCAATGTCATCAATGTGGAAAACCTTGCGATACTCATACCAATTGCGCTAACGACGGCTGTCACTTGTTGTTTATTCAATGTGACGAATGTGCTGCCAAAATGGATCATTGTTGTTCTACCGAATGTCAAGAAATCATTCATTTGCCTTTGGTGGAACAAATTAAACTGAGAAAGGGACAAAGCAACAGCAATAAAATTTTCAAAAAAGGAAAATCGGAAGCTTTAAAATTCAAACATTCAGGTGCATTGTCTGATGTTTCTTTAGCTAAAGCAAAACCAGAAAACGATTTACCTATTCGTCAAAAAATTGCCACTAAAAAAGTTTTGGTGGGTAATGGCGAACATTATTATTCTAAATCGCAAGTCGCTTTATTTACACTTACGAATAAAGAAATCAATACCGGCGATTTACTTTTAATTTCCGGACCAACAACAGGCGAAGTTGAATTTACCTTGGAAAAAATGTTGGTTAACGGAGTTGAAAATACATTGGCAACTGCCGGCGATAAAATTACTATTGAATTGCCTTTTAAAATTAGAAAATCAGATAAACTATTTAAAATCACTAAGAAGTAA
- a CDS encoding peptidase U32 family protein, which produces MTTTGKIELMAPAGNFESLQAALDNGCDSVYFGVEQLNMRARASINFVLDDLPEIARRCQEKNVRTYLTLNTIVYDHDLSIVKTLLNKAKEANITAVIASDQAVIMTARSIGMEVHISTQVNVTNIETVKFYAMFADTIVLSRELSLRQVKKITEQIEKEQVKGPSGNLVEIEIFGHGALCMAVSGKCYLSLHSHNSSANRGACKQNCRKKYTVIDQETGFEIEIDNEYMMSPKDLCTLDFLDQVIDTGIKVLKIEGRGRAPEYVATVVKTYREAIDSYYDGTFSQEKVAEWMEALNTVYNRGFWSGYYLGQKLGEWSKDPGSNATQKKVYIGKGVHYFPKASIAEFKIEAYDLKKGDKVLITGPTTGVQEMVIEDMMVNDTTCEKATKGDSLTLKLPFRIRLSDKMYKIVEA; this is translated from the coding sequence ATGACTACTACAGGAAAAATAGAATTAATGGCACCTGCTGGTAATTTTGAATCCTTACAAGCAGCTTTAGACAACGGATGTGATTCAGTTTATTTTGGTGTAGAGCAATTAAATATGCGTGCACGCGCTTCTATCAATTTTGTCTTAGACGATTTACCAGAAATAGCGCGCCGTTGCCAAGAAAAAAACGTTAGAACCTATCTGACTCTAAATACCATTGTTTACGATCACGATTTGTCGATTGTTAAAACTCTTTTAAATAAGGCAAAAGAAGCTAATATTACAGCGGTGATTGCATCTGATCAAGCGGTAATTATGACAGCTAGAAGCATTGGTATGGAAGTTCATATTTCGACACAAGTAAATGTAACCAACATTGAAACGGTGAAATTTTACGCCATGTTTGCCGATACAATTGTACTTTCTCGCGAATTGAGTTTACGTCAAGTAAAGAAAATTACGGAGCAAATTGAGAAAGAACAGGTTAAAGGACCAAGTGGCAATTTAGTGGAAATCGAAATTTTCGGTCACGGTGCTTTATGTATGGCCGTTTCCGGAAAATGCTATTTGAGTTTACATTCGCACAATTCTTCTGCAAATCGTGGAGCTTGCAAACAAAATTGTCGTAAAAAATACACGGTTATCGACCAAGAAACGGGTTTCGAAATCGAAATCGACAACGAATACATGATGTCTCCAAAAGATTTATGTACGCTTGATTTCTTAGACCAAGTGATTGATACCGGAATAAAAGTTTTAAAAATTGAAGGTCGTGGTCGCGCTCCAGAATACGTAGCAACCGTTGTCAAAACGTACAGAGAAGCTATTGATTCGTATTATGACGGAACATTTTCGCAAGAAAAAGTAGCCGAATGGATGGAAGCGCTAAATACGGTTTACAACAGAGGTTTTTGGAGTGGTTACTATTTGGGCCAAAAATTAGGCGAATGGAGTAAAGATCCCGGAAGTAATGCTACACAAAAGAAAGTATACATTGGAAAAGGAGTGCATTATTTCCCTAAAGCAAGTATTGCTGAATTTAAAATTGAGGCGTATGATCTTAAAAAAGGAGATAAAGTTTTAATTACGGGTCCAACAACGGGTGTACAAGAAATGGTTATCGAAGACATGATGGTTAACGACACTACTTGTGAAAAAGCGACAAAAGGCGACAGCTTAACGTTGAAACTTCCGTTTAGAATACGTTTGTCTGACAAAATGTATAAAATTGTAGAAGCTTAA
- a CDS encoding ferredoxin — translation MVIITLQRDKCIGCNYCVEFAPNQFQMSKKDGKTVLIKSINTKGFHTLKSPDHTIVEACELAEKACPVNIISVKET, via the coding sequence ATGGTTATCATTACTTTACAACGAGATAAGTGTATAGGTTGCAATTATTGTGTTGAATTTGCCCCTAACCAATTCCAAATGTCTAAAAAAGACGGAAAAACGGTTTTAATAAAATCGATCAACACCAAAGGATTTCACACCTTAAAATCGCCCGATCACACCATTGTAGAAGCGTGTGAATTAGCCGAAAAAGCTTGTCCGGTAAATATTATATCGGTTAAAGAAACCTAA
- a CDS encoding PSP1 domain-containing protein: MACTNCSSGTQDGAPKGCNNKGSCGTGSCNKLTVFDWLSNMSLPQGQESFDVVEVRFKNGRKDFYRNHEKMSLSIGDIVATESSPGHDVGIISLAGELVKVQMKKKKVALDAELLKIYRKATQKDIDIWSEARKREEPVRMRARELAIALNLEMKISDVEFQGDGSKATFYYTANDRVDFRQLIKDFAREFSIRVEMKQVGFRQEASRLGGIGSCGRELCCSTWLTDFRSVNTSAARYQQLSLNPQKLAGQCGKLKCCLNYELDTYLDALQSFPDLETKIKTEKGTAVCQKVDIFKELMWFSYENQPAHWYVLSVAQVKEMLEKNKKNKPVSAIEDFVNETAKEEPKNFQNAVGQDDLNRFDKPKKKNNRNKKRKPNPNNNNNNKKPSNQKNTNTNANKKQ, from the coding sequence ATGGCATGTACAAATTGTTCCTCAGGAACGCAAGATGGCGCTCCTAAAGGATGTAATAATAAAGGTTCTTGTGGCACCGGAAGCTGCAACAAATTAACTGTTTTCGATTGGTTATCAAATATGAGTTTACCACAAGGTCAAGAATCATTCGATGTGGTGGAAGTTCGTTTTAAAAACGGAAGAAAAGACTTTTATAGAAATCATGAAAAAATGAGTCTTTCTATTGGAGATATTGTTGCAACAGAATCTTCTCCTGGCCACGATGTCGGAATTATATCTTTGGCAGGTGAATTAGTTAAAGTTCAAATGAAGAAAAAGAAAGTAGCTTTAGATGCTGAACTTTTAAAAATTTACCGAAAAGCTACACAAAAAGATATTGATATTTGGAGTGAAGCAAGAAAAAGAGAAGAGCCAGTACGCATGCGTGCTAGAGAATTAGCTATTGCTTTAAATCTAGAAATGAAAATTTCTGATGTAGAATTTCAAGGAGATGGTTCAAAAGCAACTTTTTACTATACTGCTAATGATCGTGTAGATTTTCGTCAGTTAATTAAAGATTTTGCCCGCGAATTTAGCATTCGTGTTGAGATGAAACAGGTCGGTTTCCGCCAAGAGGCTTCAAGACTAGGAGGAATTGGTTCTTGTGGACGCGAATTGTGTTGTTCAACATGGTTAACCGATTTTAGAAGCGTAAACACTTCTGCAGCTCGTTACCAACAATTATCATTGAATCCACAAAAATTAGCGGGACAATGTGGCAAGTTAAAGTGTTGTTTAAATTATGAATTAGACACATATTTAGATGCATTACAAAGCTTTCCTGATTTAGAAACAAAAATTAAAACTGAGAAAGGAACAGCAGTTTGCCAAAAAGTTGATATTTTCAAAGAATTAATGTGGTTTTCTTACGAAAATCAACCTGCTCATTGGTATGTTTTAAGTGTAGCTCAAGTAAAAGAAATGCTTGAAAAAAACAAGAAAAACAAACCTGTTTCCGCTATTGAAGATTTTGTAAATGAAACTGCAAAAGAGGAACCTAAAAACTTCCAAAATGCTGTTGGTCAAGATGACTTAAATAGATTCGATAAGCCTAAAAAGAAAAATAATCGAAATAAGAAGCGTAAACCTAATCCAAATAACAATAACAACAATAAAAAACCTTCAAATCAAAAAAACACTAATACAAATGCAAATAAAAAACAATAG
- a CDS encoding gliding motility lipoprotein GldH: protein MQIKNNSYLWLLVILGTILISCDNNQVFDQYHKLDGSWSKNDTIRFDFEQTDTINPYNLFLNVRNNKDFPFNNLFVIVSLKNPKNEIKIDTLEYQMAYPDGKLMGEGFSDVKESKLWYQENFTFKKSGKYQVEIVHALRETGSITGMDKVDGVTEVGFRIEKIK, encoded by the coding sequence ATGCAAATAAAAAACAATAGTTATTTGTGGTTATTAGTTATCCTTGGAACAATTTTAATTTCATGTGATAACAATCAAGTATTTGATCAATATCATAAACTAGATGGTTCTTGGTCTAAAAATGATACAATTCGATTTGATTTTGAACAAACCGATACTATAAACCCTTATAATTTGTTCTTAAATGTAAGAAACAATAAGGATTTTCCGTTTAATAATTTGTTTGTTATTGTTAGCTTAAAAAACCCAAAAAACGAAATCAAAATTGATACCTTAGAATATCAAATGGCATATCCTGATGGTAAATTAATGGGTGAAGGTTTTTCAGACGTTAAAGAAAGTAAACTTTGGTACCAAGAAAATTTCACATTTAAAAAATCTGGAAAATACCAAGTCGAAATTGTTCATGCTTTACGCGAAACAGGTTCAATTACTGGAATGGATAAAGTAGACGGTGTTACCGAAGTGGGCTTTAGAATTGAAAAAATAAAATAA